One Gemmatimonadota bacterium genomic region harbors:
- a CDS encoding valine--tRNA ligase, whose product MSQELAPRLDPQAIEPARYAKWQEGGYFHVPASRVLEDGADPYVIVIPPPNVTAVLHMGHGLNNTIQDVLIRWRRMQGRASLWVPGTDHAGIATQNVVERKLAAEGRHRDDLGRERFVKAVWNHVEVTGSEILEQLKAIGASCDWDRTRFTLDDELSRAVREVFVHLYEKGLVYRGEYIINWCPRCLTALSNEEAEGHQTQGSLWHLRYPLSESASGAARAASEAGADAVGQLDDGRWYLTVSTTRPETMLGDTGVAVNPEDERYTSLVGADVELPLTGRTIPIVADAHVDPEFGSGMVKLTPAHDANDFDIGQRTGLEILNVMTPEASMNENAPQAFQSMDRFDARKAVVAALAEQGLVAGEDEHTHSVPHCYRCGTVVEPRLSLQWFVKMKPLAEPALRASQDGTITFTPSHWQRVYEHWMENIRDWCISRQLWWGHRIPVWYCACGEEIVSREDPSECPKCGSTELEQDPDVLDTWFSSQLWPFSVFGWPEKTPDLEAFYPGHAMVTAPEILFFWVARMIMMGYEFFGEPPFTEVYLHGTVRDMKGRKMSKSLGNGIDPLEVVNTFGADAMRYTLVSQAAVGTDISLDHEDVEGAFANGRNFANKIWNAGRFALLSLGDAPVRPLAEVAGDLALEDRWILSRLRSASENATRGLERYRLHDVAESLYHFFWGDVCDWYLELVKARLTEGADAAGREAARSTLVTVLDHSYRLLHPIVPFVTAELWSRLPWPEGDERPEDLIVAPWPDGSDGRRDEDAERDFEALRELVVEVRRLRKEYGVPEGERVQIHLTGRNSRLLHTVRSQAAALERLARIGGVHEGEGSGIGAHAVLGGGGELFVPLEGVIDLDRERTRLRERIERLRALSAGTRKKLDHENFVSRAPEEVVQKERDKLAQYEEQASKLQEKLTGLEGGAS is encoded by the coding sequence GTGTCTCAAGAGTTGGCGCCCCGGCTAGACCCGCAGGCCATCGAGCCCGCCCGCTACGCGAAGTGGCAGGAAGGCGGATACTTCCACGTGCCGGCGAGTCGGGTACTGGAGGACGGCGCCGATCCCTACGTGATCGTGATTCCGCCGCCCAACGTGACCGCGGTGCTGCACATGGGTCACGGACTCAACAATACGATCCAGGACGTGCTCATCCGCTGGCGGCGCATGCAGGGGCGCGCCTCCCTGTGGGTGCCCGGCACGGACCACGCGGGCATCGCGACGCAGAACGTGGTCGAGCGCAAGCTCGCGGCGGAAGGACGTCATCGAGACGACTTGGGCCGTGAGCGGTTCGTGAAGGCGGTGTGGAACCACGTGGAGGTGACCGGCTCGGAGATCCTCGAGCAGCTCAAGGCGATCGGCGCGTCGTGCGACTGGGACCGCACGCGGTTCACGCTCGATGACGAACTCAGCCGGGCGGTGCGAGAGGTGTTCGTGCACCTCTACGAGAAGGGTCTCGTCTACCGGGGCGAGTACATCATCAACTGGTGTCCCCGCTGTCTGACGGCGCTGTCCAACGAAGAGGCGGAGGGCCACCAGACGCAGGGCAGCCTCTGGCACCTTCGCTACCCGCTAAGCGAGTCGGCCAGCGGAGCCGCGCGGGCGGCATCCGAGGCCGGAGCCGACGCGGTCGGGCAGCTCGACGACGGTCGTTGGTACCTCACGGTCTCGACCACCCGGCCCGAGACGATGCTCGGAGACACCGGGGTCGCCGTGAACCCGGAGGACGAGCGCTACACGTCGCTGGTCGGCGCAGATGTCGAGCTGCCGCTCACGGGCCGCACGATCCCAATCGTCGCCGACGCCCACGTCGATCCGGAATTCGGGTCCGGCATGGTGAAGCTCACGCCGGCGCACGACGCGAACGACTTCGACATCGGGCAGAGGACGGGACTCGAGATCCTCAACGTCATGACGCCCGAAGCCAGCATGAACGAGAACGCCCCCCAGGCGTTCCAGAGCATGGATCGCTTCGACGCGCGCAAGGCGGTCGTGGCAGCTCTCGCGGAGCAAGGGCTCGTTGCCGGTGAGGACGAGCACACGCACTCGGTGCCTCACTGCTACCGCTGCGGCACCGTCGTGGAGCCGCGTCTGTCGCTGCAGTGGTTCGTGAAGATGAAACCGCTCGCGGAGCCCGCTCTGCGCGCCTCCCAGGACGGCACGATCACGTTCACGCCGAGCCACTGGCAGCGCGTGTACGAGCACTGGATGGAGAACATCCGGGACTGGTGTATTTCGCGGCAGCTCTGGTGGGGGCACCGGATTCCAGTGTGGTACTGCGCCTGTGGCGAGGAGATCGTCTCCCGCGAGGACCCGAGCGAGTGCCCGAAGTGCGGCTCGACGGAGCTCGAGCAGGACCCTGACGTGCTCGACACCTGGTTCAGCTCGCAGCTGTGGCCGTTTTCCGTGTTCGGCTGGCCCGAGAAGACCCCGGATTTGGAGGCGTTCTACCCCGGCCACGCCATGGTCACCGCGCCCGAGATCCTATTCTTCTGGGTCGCTCGCATGATCATGATGGGCTACGAGTTCTTCGGTGAGCCTCCGTTCACGGAGGTGTACCTGCACGGCACCGTCCGCGACATGAAGGGTCGCAAGATGTCCAAGTCGCTGGGCAACGGCATCGATCCGCTCGAAGTCGTGAACACCTTCGGTGCGGACGCCATGCGTTACACCCTCGTGAGCCAGGCCGCGGTGGGCACCGACATCAGCCTCGACCATGAGGACGTCGAGGGAGCCTTCGCGAACGGACGCAACTTCGCGAACAAGATCTGGAACGCGGGCCGCTTCGCGTTGCTGAGTCTGGGCGACGCCCCGGTGAGACCGCTCGCCGAGGTCGCGGGCGACCTGGCACTCGAAGATCGGTGGATCCTGTCGAGGCTTCGCAGCGCCTCGGAGAACGCGACTCGTGGGCTCGAGCGCTACCGGCTGCACGACGTCGCGGAGAGCCTCTACCACTTCTTCTGGGGCGACGTGTGCGACTGGTACCTCGAGCTCGTGAAGGCGCGGCTCACGGAGGGCGCCGATGCCGCCGGCCGCGAGGCGGCGCGGTCGACGCTCGTGACCGTGCTCGACCACTCGTATCGGCTCCTGCACCCCATCGTGCCCTTCGTGACTGCCGAGCTCTGGTCGCGACTGCCGTGGCCGGAGGGGGACGAGCGCCCGGAGGACCTGATCGTGGCGCCGTGGCCGGACGGCAGCGACGGCCGTCGGGACGAGGATGCGGAACGGGACTTCGAGGCGCTGCGAGAGCTGGTTGTCGAGGTCCGACGGCTGCGAAAGGAGTACGGGGTCCCCGAGGGCGAGCGCGTCCAGATTCACCTCACGGGCCGGAACTCCAGGCTGTTGCACACGGTCCGGTCCCAGGCTGCCGCGCTCGAGCGTCTGGCGCGCATCGGCGGCGTGCACGAAGGCGAGGGCTCGGGCATCGGTGCGCATGCGGTGCTCGGCGGGGGCGGCGAACTGTTCGTGCCGCTGGAAGGCGTCATCGACCTCGATCGTGAGCGGACCAGGCTGCGCGAGCGGATCGAGCGACTGCGAGCGTTGTCGGCGGGCACGCGGAAGAAGCTCGACCATGAGAACTTCGTCTCCCGTGCCCCTGAGGAGGTCGTGCAAAAGGAGCGCGACAAGCTCGCCCAGTACGAGGAGCAGGCGAGTAAGCTGCAGGAGAAGCTGACCGGGCTCGAGGGCGGAGCCTCCTGA
- a CDS encoding aminotransferase class I/II-fold pyridoxal phosphate-dependent enzyme, protein MTRRSTRFEALPDFPLAEMRAARTRLEAEGVDVIDLGAGDASLDPPPAVVERLREVAGDNAHSRYPFQMGLPAFREQIASWMRRRFGVSVDPWAEVLPLIGSKDGISHLPFAFLNEGDAAVIPDPGYQAYLGGVTLAGGEPHLVALRPENDFLIPLDELSESVASRTRLLYLNYPNNPTTATAPDDYFEQSIRFCAEREAVLVHDNAYSEIAFDGYRPRSILEFDGARDVAVEFHSLSKTYNMTGWRLGWVAGNRDIIAALSKVKSFMDTGQFLAVQAAGVAALESWEEWVPGNVATFERRRDVAVRGLREADFDATVPKATMYVWVPVPGGGSSRAFATRALEQEGVIIMPGRALGAGGEGFFRIALTVTEERMLEATQRLGRLRN, encoded by the coding sequence ATGACGCGACGCAGCACACGCTTCGAGGCGCTCCCGGACTTTCCGCTCGCGGAGATGAGGGCGGCGCGCACAAGACTCGAGGCTGAAGGCGTCGACGTGATCGATCTGGGCGCTGGAGACGCGAGCTTGGATCCACCGCCTGCGGTCGTCGAGCGACTACGCGAAGTCGCGGGCGATAACGCTCACTCGCGTTACCCGTTCCAGATGGGGCTGCCCGCCTTCCGCGAGCAGATCGCCAGCTGGATGCGGCGCAGATTCGGGGTCTCCGTGGACCCGTGGGCCGAGGTGCTACCGCTCATCGGGTCCAAGGACGGGATCTCTCACCTTCCGTTCGCGTTCCTGAACGAAGGTGACGCGGCGGTCATCCCAGATCCAGGCTATCAGGCCTACCTGGGCGGCGTGACACTGGCGGGCGGTGAGCCCCACCTCGTCGCGCTACGCCCCGAGAACGACTTCCTGATCCCGCTCGACGAGCTTTCCGAGTCGGTCGCGAGCCGCACGCGACTTCTGTATCTCAACTATCCCAACAACCCTACAACTGCGACCGCGCCGGACGACTACTTCGAGCAGTCGATCCGGTTCTGCGCCGAGCGCGAAGCAGTCCTCGTCCACGACAACGCGTACTCCGAGATCGCCTTCGACGGGTATCGGCCGCGTAGCATCCTCGAGTTCGACGGAGCTCGCGACGTCGCGGTCGAATTTCACTCCCTGTCCAAGACGTACAACATGACGGGGTGGCGGCTGGGGTGGGTGGCCGGAAACCGCGATATCATAGCGGCGCTTTCGAAGGTGAAGTCGTTCATGGATACGGGGCAGTTTCTCGCAGTCCAAGCCGCGGGCGTCGCCGCGCTCGAGAGCTGGGAAGAGTGGGTGCCCGGCAACGTCGCCACCTTCGAGCGGCGTCGGGACGTGGCGGTCCGGGGTCTGCGGGAGGCCGATTTCGATGCCACCGTGCCCAAGGCAACCATGTACGTGTGGGTGCCGGTTCCAGGAGGCGGGTCGTCGCGGGCTTTCGCGACGAGGGCGCTCGAGCAGGAGGGCGTGATCATCATGCCCGGGCGCGCGCTCGGCGCAGGCGGAGAAGGTTTCTTCCGTATCGCGCTCACGGTCACCGAGGAGCGTATGTTGGAGGCGACGCAAAGGCTCGGTCGGCTTCGTAACTAG
- a CDS encoding fumarylacetoacetate hydrolase family protein: MSLPFPSKIVCVGQNFAKHAAELGHDVPSEPLIFLKPPSAIIRTGDDIVMPTWAGRVDFEGEIGVVIGVRARNVAADAAWEHVAGFAPVNDVTARELQNADGQWSRAKGFDTFCPIGSVTPLGEVDLDGLRVTTRVNGDVRQDSPVQDMVFPIPVLIEHITRFMTLEPGDVIATGTPSGIGPLADGDEVVVHVAGVGEVANRVREE; the protein is encoded by the coding sequence ATGTCCCTGCCTTTTCCGTCCAAGATCGTCTGCGTCGGGCAGAACTTTGCGAAGCACGCGGCTGAGCTCGGCCACGACGTTCCCAGTGAGCCACTGATTTTCCTGAAGCCACCGTCTGCGATCATCCGCACGGGGGACGACATCGTCATGCCGACCTGGGCGGGGCGAGTGGACTTCGAGGGAGAGATCGGAGTGGTGATCGGCGTCCGTGCGCGGAACGTGGCCGCGGATGCTGCTTGGGAGCACGTCGCCGGATTCGCGCCTGTGAATGACGTCACCGCGCGCGAGCTCCAGAACGCGGACGGGCAGTGGAGCCGGGCGAAGGGCTTCGACACGTTCTGCCCCATCGGCTCGGTGACCCCCCTCGGGGAAGTGGACCTGGACGGCCTCCGCGTCACGACACGCGTAAACGGTGACGTGCGTCAGGACTCTCCCGTGCAGGACATGGTCTTCCCGATCCCCGTCCTGATTGAACACATCACGCGCTTCATGACGCTCGAGCCTGGAGATGTCATCGCGACGGGCACGCCATCCGGGATTGGCCCGCTCGCCGACGGGGACGAAGTCGTCGTGCACGTCGCGGGTGTCGGCGAGGTCGCGAATCGGGTCCGCGAGGAGTAG
- a CDS encoding DEAD/DEAH box helicase, translated as MTDVPEGFPMRIPKEALVGLDGLDGVDGLEPEAAPPRPAATPPTPLTLSGESSARLKAEIERAGGREVCFLARVDEDRVVREPRAVARGNFAAVLVAARDADEGGVMLHNHPSGVLEPSDADMRVAAQLYEEGLGTAIIDNGAEQLYVVVEPPQPRVRVPLKIEELDALLAPDGALAERFDGYEDRPGQRDMLRTVVDRFNEGGVAIVEAGTGTGKSLAYLLPAARWAQENGERTVISTNTINLQEQLAGKDLPLVQSLIGEVRWALVKGRGNYVSIRRALLAAEAQTSLFDDDRSDEMRALLEWISTTDDGSLSDLPFTPEPETWEEVRSDPDICLRSRCPHFQQCFYQRSRRRAASAELLVVNHHLLFTDLAVRNATLNFTQSAVLPAYNRVILDEAHNIEDAATSHLGVEVTRRSLYRMFSRLDRRGKGILTALHGALSGSSNSQELRERLENRVRPAMSRARAEVEGFVETIESFIPPGGGSVRLGPSGIGEPAERDDVRERLAGTLASMGALEREVAELRARIELDEEISDALEGRVLDLRSVERRLAASMHGLRLVLAPGEEADTYVRWLEARGRGKRANVVMAAAPIDLGGLLLDALFTKAETTILTSATLSTRKSFDFLRARLGLDAQHLDGTDNPPEVVERILVSPFDFKSQTVLCVPTDLPGAEGGAKAFQVATADVTLELAEMSDGGLFVLFTSHAALRQVAELLREHGSAERWPLFVQGEDDRHRLLRRFAEHGRGILLGTTSFWEGVDVPGDPLRGLIIQKLPFRVPTEPITAARMEAVERAGGDPFQQYMLPHAALRLKQGFGRLIRSRADRGAVLLLDDRIVVKRYGRYLRDSLPDAPFVKGPWSDVRRRLEAFYEGR; from the coding sequence ATGACGGACGTGCCCGAAGGCTTCCCGATGCGGATCCCAAAGGAGGCTCTGGTCGGCTTGGACGGCCTGGACGGCGTGGACGGGCTGGAACCGGAGGCGGCACCGCCCAGGCCGGCCGCGACTCCGCCCACGCCGCTCACGCTGTCAGGGGAGAGCTCGGCGCGCCTGAAGGCGGAGATCGAGCGTGCCGGCGGACGGGAAGTGTGCTTTCTCGCGCGCGTGGATGAGGATCGTGTCGTGCGCGAGCCCCGGGCCGTCGCCCGCGGCAACTTCGCCGCAGTGCTCGTGGCTGCCCGGGATGCCGACGAGGGCGGGGTGATGCTGCACAATCACCCTTCAGGCGTGCTCGAGCCCTCGGATGCGGACATGCGGGTCGCGGCGCAGCTGTACGAAGAAGGCCTGGGCACCGCGATCATCGACAACGGGGCTGAGCAGCTGTACGTGGTTGTCGAACCGCCGCAGCCCCGAGTCCGGGTGCCGCTGAAAATCGAGGAGCTGGACGCACTGCTCGCGCCAGACGGCGCTCTCGCCGAGCGTTTCGACGGCTACGAAGACCGCCCGGGGCAGCGCGACATGCTGCGAACCGTCGTCGACCGCTTCAACGAGGGAGGTGTAGCGATCGTCGAGGCGGGAACCGGCACCGGGAAGTCTCTGGCGTACCTGCTGCCGGCCGCTCGCTGGGCGCAGGAGAACGGAGAGCGGACGGTGATTTCGACCAATACGATCAATCTCCAGGAACAGCTCGCCGGTAAGGATCTGCCGCTGGTGCAGTCTCTGATAGGCGAGGTGCGGTGGGCATTGGTGAAGGGTCGGGGCAACTACGTGTCGATCCGCCGCGCGTTGCTCGCCGCTGAAGCGCAGACCTCGCTCTTCGACGACGATCGCTCCGACGAGATGAGAGCGCTTCTCGAATGGATCAGCACCACGGACGACGGGTCACTCTCGGACCTCCCGTTCACGCCGGAGCCCGAGACCTGGGAGGAGGTCCGAAGCGATCCGGATATCTGTCTGCGCAGCCGGTGTCCGCACTTCCAGCAGTGCTTCTATCAGCGATCACGCCGCCGGGCCGCGTCCGCCGAGCTGTTGGTCGTGAACCATCACCTCCTGTTCACCGACCTCGCGGTGCGGAACGCCACGCTGAACTTCACGCAATCCGCGGTCCTTCCCGCGTACAACAGGGTCATATTGGACGAGGCACACAACATCGAAGACGCCGCTACGTCTCATCTGGGTGTCGAGGTCACGCGCCGCAGCCTCTACCGCATGTTCTCGAGGCTCGACCGGCGGGGCAAAGGTATTCTCACGGCGCTTCACGGGGCCCTGTCTGGATCTTCGAATAGCCAGGAGCTGCGCGAGAGGTTGGAGAACCGCGTTCGCCCCGCGATGTCTCGCGCACGCGCCGAGGTCGAGGGCTTCGTCGAAACGATCGAGTCGTTCATCCCTCCCGGCGGAGGCAGTGTCCGCCTCGGACCCTCGGGGATCGGGGAGCCTGCGGAGCGCGACGACGTTCGGGAGAGACTGGCAGGGACGCTGGCCTCGATGGGCGCGCTCGAACGGGAGGTCGCCGAGCTGCGGGCCCGCATCGAGCTCGATGAAGAGATTTCGGATGCGCTGGAGGGTCGTGTGCTGGACCTGCGTTCCGTGGAGCGACGTCTTGCGGCGTCGATGCACGGACTGCGCCTCGTGCTCGCTCCGGGGGAGGAGGCAGACACGTACGTGCGCTGGTTGGAAGCCCGTGGACGTGGGAAGCGCGCGAACGTCGTGATGGCAGCGGCTCCCATCGATCTCGGAGGGCTCCTTCTGGACGCACTCTTCACGAAGGCCGAGACGACGATCCTGACCTCTGCGACGCTCTCGACGCGCAAGAGCTTCGATTTCCTCCGAGCGCGCCTCGGGCTCGACGCCCAGCACCTCGACGGTACTGATAATCCACCTGAGGTAGTAGAGCGTATCCTGGTGTCGCCGTTTGATTTCAAGTCTCAGACGGTGCTTTGTGTGCCCACAGACTTGCCGGGTGCGGAGGGCGGCGCCAAGGCGTTTCAGGTGGCGACTGCGGACGTGACTCTCGAGCTCGCAGAGATGAGCGACGGCGGGCTCTTCGTGCTCTTCACGTCGCACGCCGCGTTGCGCCAGGTCGCGGAGCTGCTCCGCGAGCACGGCTCCGCGGAGCGTTGGCCGCTCTTCGTTCAAGGGGAGGACGATCGACACCGGCTCTTGCGTCGCTTCGCGGAGCACGGACGCGGCATCCTGTTGGGCACGACGTCGTTCTGGGAGGGTGTCGACGTGCCGGGGGACCCCCTACGCGGCCTGATCATCCAGAAATTGCCGTTTCGCGTGCCGACCGAGCCGATCACGGCGGCTCGCATGGAAGCGGTGGAGCGCGCTGGTGGGGATCCTTTCCAACAGTACATGCTTCCCCACGCCGCGCTGCGGTTGAAGCAGGGCTTCGGGCGGCTCATCCGATCGCGAGCAGACCGTGGAGCGGTGCTCCTCCTGGACGATCGTATCGTGGTGAAGCGATATGGACGCTATCTGCGGGATTCGCTTCCGGATGCCCCGTTCGTCAAGGGCCCGTGGAGTGACGTCCGCCGACGGCTCGAGGCGTTCTACGAGGGTCGCTGA
- a CDS encoding asparagine synthetase B — translation MGLFAARPASAQWILVPMDSDQRNHLRAYGLTYWTLEQEEKAEWLLNYRGGSFLLPDRADVRREAALRGVTIVTVDAPGEARIRATIADSNMEAVPLERAPKVAIYTPPNTTPWDDAVTLVLDYAGIAYETIWDYEVLEQDLNDYEWIHLHHEDFTGQYSKFYLTYAGAPWLQEEVARNQEVARAGGFANVPELKKSIAMKIRDFVENGGFLFAMCSATETLELALAAGSVDIAAAYSDGTPPDPDASAKMDWSRTLAFEHAQVQLAPAVNSFSDIDAHQVNTQWRKELGVYTLFDFSAKFDPVPSMLTQNHQSVLPDFYGLTTSFREDRLQSGTIVLAREQGWAKYVHGNLGEGTWTYFGGHDPEDPEHQIGDPPTDLALHPNSAGYRLILNNVLFPAARKKKLKT, via the coding sequence ATGGGGCTGTTCGCGGCTCGACCCGCGTCAGCCCAGTGGATTCTCGTGCCCATGGATAGCGATCAGCGGAACCATCTGCGTGCGTACGGGCTGACGTACTGGACGTTGGAGCAGGAAGAGAAGGCGGAGTGGCTGCTCAACTACCGGGGTGGCTCCTTCTTACTTCCGGACCGCGCGGACGTCCGCCGGGAGGCGGCGCTGCGCGGAGTCACGATCGTCACTGTGGACGCGCCGGGCGAGGCGCGCATTCGCGCGACGATCGCGGACTCCAATATGGAGGCAGTGCCGCTCGAGCGCGCGCCAAAGGTCGCGATCTATACGCCGCCGAATACGACCCCGTGGGACGACGCCGTCACGCTGGTTCTCGACTACGCGGGCATCGCGTACGAGACCATCTGGGACTACGAGGTGCTCGAGCAGGACCTGAACGACTACGAGTGGATCCACCTCCACCACGAGGATTTCACCGGGCAGTACTCGAAGTTCTACCTCACCTACGCCGGTGCGCCTTGGTTGCAGGAGGAGGTCGCGCGCAACCAGGAGGTCGCGAGGGCGGGTGGATTCGCGAACGTGCCGGAGCTCAAGAAGAGCATCGCGATGAAGATCCGGGACTTTGTCGAAAACGGCGGCTTCCTGTTCGCGATGTGCTCGGCCACCGAGACACTCGAGCTCGCGCTCGCGGCGGGCTCGGTCGACATCGCTGCCGCGTACTCGGACGGGACGCCGCCGGACCCGGACGCTTCCGCCAAGATGGATTGGAGCCGTACCCTCGCGTTCGAGCACGCGCAGGTCCAGCTAGCGCCCGCGGTGAATTCCTTCTCGGACATCGACGCGCATCAGGTGAATACGCAGTGGAGGAAGGAGCTCGGCGTGTACACGCTCTTCGACTTCTCCGCCAAGTTCGATCCGGTGCCCTCGATGCTGACGCAGAACCACCAATCCGTGTTGCCGGACTTCTACGGTCTGACCACCTCGTTCCGGGAGGATCGCCTTCAGTCCGGCACGATCGTGCTCGCGCGGGAACAGGGCTGGGCCAAGTACGTTCACGGCAACCTTGGGGAGGGGACGTGGACCTACTTCGGCGGCCACGACCCTGAGGACCCAGAGCATCAGATCGGCGATCCCCCGACCGACCTCGCGCTGCATCCGAACTCCGCCGGTTACCGTCTGATTCTGAACAACGTTCTCTTCCCGGCTGCAAGGAAGAAGAAGCTCAAGACGTAG